The following proteins are encoded in a genomic region of Vanessa tameamea isolate UH-Manoa-2023 chromosome 4, ilVanTame1 primary haplotype, whole genome shotgun sequence:
- the LOC113394342 gene encoding cuticle protein 7-like — protein sequence MHIFVAIACFVGAAVAAPSGGYEVAAVDSYSIPRYEFNYAVNDPHTGDNKKQSEVRDGDVVKGSYSLTEPDGTLRVVDYSADSVRGFNAVVKRVGNAIHPQTIQAPVISKQYIQPVYEQIAPIAAPIYGKAISYSSNILNLGGLNKGWELNNGLGLSGLGLSGLGISGLGLNGYELKNGLGLDNGLGLTNSWGLDSGLGLKESYNLGLGYGGWKH from the exons atgcATATCTTTGTCGCG ATTGCCTGCTTTGTTGGTGCAGCCGTCGCTGCTCCAAGCGGAGGATATGAAGTAGCGGCAGTTGACAGCTAC tCCATACCTCGCTATGAATTCAACTATGCTGTCAATGATCCACATACTGGAGACAACAAGAAACAATCAGAGGTTCGCGATGGCGACGTCGTTAAGGGTTCTTATTCTCTCACCGAGCCCGACGGCACCTTGAGAGTAGTCGACTACAGTGCAGATTCCGTAAGAGGTTTTAACGCAGTCGTCAAGCGTGTTGGAAATGCAATCCATCCACAGACCATACAAGCCCCAGTGATTAGTAAACAATACATCCAACCAGTTTACGAACAAATCGCTCCTATCGCAGCACCCATCTATGGTAAGGCTATCTCTTACTCATCGAACATTCTCAATCTTGGAGGCTTAAATAAAGGTTGGGAATTAAATAACGGATTGGGACTCAGTGGATTGGGACTCAGTGGATTGGGAATCAGTGGATTGGGACTCAATGGATATGAACTCAAAAACGGATTGGGACTCGATAACGGATTGGGACTAACTAACAGCTGGGGACTAGATAGCGGTTTGGGATTGAAAGAATCCTATAACCTCGGTCTTGGTTATGGAGGATGGAAACATTGA